Proteins found in one Panicum hallii strain FIL2 chromosome 4, PHallii_v3.1, whole genome shotgun sequence genomic segment:
- the LOC112890785 gene encoding auxin-responsive protein IAA21-like, with amino-acid sequence MAPPQERDYIGLSPATAATELRLGLPGTEEAVAGTPLTLELLPKGGAKRGFADAIVRMDAAATGKAPADDEEDKKKAQAPAAKAQVVGWPPIRSYRKNTMAMNQGCLYVKVSMDGAPYLRKVDLKMYNNYKELSLALEKMFSSFTVGDNESNGKSGREGLSDCRLLDHKNGTELVLTYKDKDGDWMLVGDVPWRMFMGSCRRLRIMKGSDAVGLAPTATEKSKNGN; translated from the exons ATGGCGCCTCCACAGGAGCGTGACTACATCGGGCTGTCGCCGGCGACAGCAGCCACGGAGCTGCGCCTGGGGCTGCCGGGCACGGAAGAGGCGGTGGCGGGGACGCCGCTCACCCTCGAGCTGCTTCCGAAGGGCGGGGCCAAGCGCGGATTCGCGGACGCCATCGTGCGGATGGACGCGGCAGCAACAGGCAAGGCGCCGGCGGACGACGAGGAGGACAAGAAGAAGGCGCAGGCTCCGGCGGCAAA GGCACAGGTGGTAGGATGGCCACCAATCCGCAGCTACAGAAAGAACACCATGGCGATGAACCAGGGTTGCCTCTATGTCAAGGTTAGCATGGATGGTGCGCCATACCTCAGGAAGGTGGACCTTAAGATGTACAACAACTACAAAGAGCTCTCGCTGGCGCTGGAGAAAATGTTCAGCTCCTTTACTGTTG GTGATAATGAATCTAATGGGAAATCAGGAAGAGAAGGACTATCTGATTGCCGACTATTGGATCATAAAAATGGGACTGAGCTTGTCCTTACATATAAGGACAAGGATGGAGATTGGATGCTTGTTGGTGATGTCCCGTGGAG AATGTTCATGGGCAGCTGTAGGAGGCTCAGGATCATGAAGGGCTCAGACGCAGTGGGCCTTG CACCCACAGCCACCGAGAAGAGCAAGAACGGTAACTAG